CCCCCTCGGACGAGGGGCCGAGCCGCGAGGCGCAGAAGACGTCGGCGACCTCGGCGGGCGCGTGCCGCACGAGCAGCGAACCCTGCAGCACGGCCGCCATCCGGCCGGCCAGGCGGCGGGCCTGCCGCTCGAGCTGGTCCGGCTCGCCCATCAGCGCACCGATCATCGCCAGGGTGTCCTCGATGGCGCGGTCGAGGCGGGCGTCCCCGCCGCGGGCCCGCCCGACCTCGGTGATCCAGGCGTCGAGCACCTCCGGCTCGCGGCCCAGGGCGCGCAGCACGTCGAGGGCGTTGACGTTGCCCGAGCCCTCCCACACCGAGTTCAGCGGCGCCTCGCGGTAGAGCAGCGGCATGCCGGACTCCTCGACGTAGCCGTTGCCGCCGAGGCACTCCAACGCCTCGGCGACCATGAACGGGGTGCGCTTGCAGACCCAGAACTTCGCCAGCGGCAGCGCGATGCGCCGCAGCGCCCGCTCGTGGTCGTCGTGCGGCGCGTCCACGGCGGCGGCCAGCCGCATGGCCAGCGCGGTGGCGGCCTCGGTCTCGACGTGCAGGTCGGCGATGACGTTCTGCATGAGCGGCTTGTCGACCAGGCGGGAGCCGAAGGCCGAGCGGTGGCTGACGTGCCACGAGGCCTCGGAGACGGCGCGACGCATCAGCGAGGTCGAGCCCAGGACGCAGTCGAGGCGGGTGGCGGCGACCATCTCGATGATGGTGCGGACCCCGCGGCCCTCGTCGCCGAGGCGGTGGGCGACCGTGCCGTCGAGCTCCAGCTCGGAGGAGGCGTTGGACCGGTTGCCGAGCTTGTCCTTCAGGCGCACCACGTCGAGCTGGTTGCGAGTGCCGTCGGGAAGCACGCGCGGCACCACGAAGCAGGTCACCCCGCCCTCGGCCTGCGCCAGCACCAGGAAGACGTCGTTCATGGGGGCGCTGGTGAACCACTTGTGGCCGTGCAGCGTGTACGTGCCGTCGGCGCCGGGCACCGGGACGGCCCGGGTCACGTTCGCCCGCACGTCGGAGCCGCCCTGCTTCTCGGTCATGCCCATGCCGGCGAGCGCTCCGACCTTGTCGGTCAGCGGGCGTACGCCGGGGTCGTAGCGCCGCGAGGCCAGCAGCGGGGTCCACTCCTTGGCCAGGGCGTCGTCGGCCCGCAGCGCCGGCACGGCGGCGTAGGTCATCGAGATGGGGCACCCGTGCCCGGGCTCGGTGTGTGACCAGGCCATGAAGCCGGCAGCACGGCGCACGTGCGCGTGGGCGGCCCCGTCGGCCTGCTCCTCCCACGGCGCGGCCGCCAGACCGTGGCCGACCGCACGCTCCATCAGCCAGTGCCAGGAGGGGTGGAAGCGCACCTCGTCGACGCGGTGCCCGTAGCGGTCGTAGGGGGTGAGCTCGGGGTGGTGCTCGTTGGCGAGCATCCCGTGCTCGCGGGCCTGCGCGGAGCCGGCCTCGGCGCCCAGGTCGACCAGGGAGTCGAGCACCTCCTGGGAGCCGTGGCGCAGCACGGCCTCGACCAGGGCGGCGTCCGCCGTGACGACGTTGTGGCCCGCCAGCGGCGGAGGCTGGTTGGACACGACGCGCAGGCCGGCACGAGCGGTGGTGGGCAGCTCCATGTGGCTACCGTAGTTCCATGCCCTCGGTCAGCGGTCGCGCCCTCGACGGCGACCGGGCCAAGCAGCTCGCGCGTCGCGTCGCGCACCAGGTCTGGCGCCTGGTCGTCACCACGGTGGCCTCCTGCCTGCGCTACCGCGTGACCGGCCTGGCGGCGGAGGCGGCGTTCTTCGCTGTCGTCTCGGTCCCGCCGCTGCTCTTCGCGCTGGCCGGCGGCATCGGCTACGTCGCCGACCAGTTCAGCCCCGCCCAGGTCGAGGACGTCCGCGCGGCGATCATCGAGCTGTCCCGCCAGGTGCTGACCGACCGCGCGGTCCGCGAGGTCATCCAGCCCACCGTCACCGACGTCCTGGGAGCCGGTCGCTTCGACGTCATCTCGATCGGCTTCGTGCTGGCGCTGTGGTCGGGATCGCGCGCGCTGAACGTCTTCGTCGACACCATCACCGTGATGCACGGCCTGGGCGGGGAGCGCTCGATCGTGCGCACCCGGGCGCTGTCCTTCGTGCTCTACGTGATGGCCATCATCACCGGGGTCGTCACGCTGCCCCTGGTGGTGGCCGGCCCCACGATGGTGCGCCAGGTGCTGCCCAACCGCGTCGACATGCTGATGGGCTTCTACTGGCCGGTGGTCGTCGTGCTGTGCATCTGCTTCCTCGCCACGCTCTACCACGTGTCGGTGCCGGTGCGGACCAACTGGTCCTTCAACCTCCCCGGCGCCACGTTCTCGCTGGTGGCCTGGGTGCTCGGCTCCTACGCCCTGCGCTGGGTGCTGACCGTCACCGCCGCCGACTCCCGCTCCATCTACGGGCCGCTGGCCGCGCCCATCGCCGTGCTGCTCTGGCTCTACCTGGTGGCCATCGCGGTGCTCATCGGCGCAGCGGTCAACGCGGCCTTCGACACCGTCTTCCCGCAGACCGCCACCACCCGCGCACGGGCCCGTCGTACGTCGGAGGGTGCCCGTGTCGAGTAGGTTGCTACCCCGGTGGTCGGTCCGTCGGGCCGGTGAGCGACGGGACCGAGGCATGGTGCGGGCATGGTGAACGAGGACGACGCGGGCGCGCGGCGTACCCCCAACCTCGTCTCGCTGCCCGAGCGGGTCCGCTCGCCGTGGTTCGAGCTGAGCCGTCGACTGCTGATGGCCCTGGGCATCCTGGTCGGGACCGTGCTGCTGGTCTGGATCGACCGCGACGGCTACACCGACAACGGCGACCCCGGCTCCGGGGTCAGCCTGATCGACGCCATCTACTACACGACCGTCACGTTGAGCACCACCGGCTACGGCGACATCGCCCCGGTCGAGCCGCACGCACGGCTCATCAACGCCTTCGTCATCACTCCCGCACGCATCGCCTTCCTGGTCCTGCTGATCGGCACGACCCTGGAGGTGCTGGCCTCCCAGGGCCGCGAGATGTTCCGGGTCGCACGCTGGAGGAAGCGCATGGGCAAGCACGTCGTCGTCATCGGGTACGGCACCAAGGGCCGCAGCGCGGTCGAGACGCTGGTCAACAACGGCACCGTGCTCGAGGACGTCGTCGTCGTCGACCCGAGCCCGGTGGCGATGCAGGACGCCCACGCCGACGGCCTGGCCGTCGTCACGGGCGACGCCACGCGGCGCGAGGTGCTGCGGCGCGCGGGGGTGGCCGACGCCGAGCAGGTGATCATCACCACCGACCGCGACGACTCCAACGTGCTGGCGACCCTCACGGTGCGCCAGCTCAACCCCGACGCCTGGATCGTGGCGGCGGTGCGGGAGCAGGAGAACGCGCCGCTCATGCGCCAGTCCGGCGCCGACTCGGTCATCACCTCCTCCGACGCCGTGGGCCGCCTGCTCGGGCTCTCGACGGTCTCGCC
This genomic window from Nocardioides marinus contains:
- a CDS encoding YihY/virulence factor BrkB family protein, which produces MPSVSGRALDGDRAKQLARRVAHQVWRLVVTTVASCLRYRVTGLAAEAAFFAVVSVPPLLFALAGGIGYVADQFSPAQVEDVRAAIIELSRQVLTDRAVREVIQPTVTDVLGAGRFDVISIGFVLALWSGSRALNVFVDTITVMHGLGGERSIVRTRALSFVLYVMAIITGVVTLPLVVAGPTMVRQVLPNRVDMLMGFYWPVVVVLCICFLATLYHVSVPVRTNWSFNLPGATFSLVAWVLGSYALRWVLTVTAADSRSIYGPLAAPIAVLLWLYLVAIAVLIGAAVNAAFDTVFPQTATTRARARRTSEGARVE
- a CDS encoding acyl-CoA dehydrogenase family protein — translated: MELPTTARAGLRVVSNQPPPLAGHNVVTADAALVEAVLRHGSQEVLDSLVDLGAEAGSAQAREHGMLANEHHPELTPYDRYGHRVDEVRFHPSWHWLMERAVGHGLAAAPWEEQADGAAHAHVRRAAGFMAWSHTEPGHGCPISMTYAAVPALRADDALAKEWTPLLASRRYDPGVRPLTDKVGALAGMGMTEKQGGSDVRANVTRAVPVPGADGTYTLHGHKWFTSAPMNDVFLVLAQAEGGVTCFVVPRVLPDGTRNQLDVVRLKDKLGNRSNASSELELDGTVAHRLGDEGRGVRTIIEMVAATRLDCVLGSTSLMRRAVSEASWHVSHRSAFGSRLVDKPLMQNVIADLHVETEAATALAMRLAAAVDAPHDDHERALRRIALPLAKFWVCKRTPFMVAEALECLGGNGYVEESGMPLLYREAPLNSVWEGSGNVNALDVLRALGREPEVLDAWITEVGRARGGDARLDRAIEDTLAMIGALMGEPDQLERQARRLAGRMAAVLQGSLLVRHAPAEVADVFCASRLGPSSEGVFGALDGGDLAAVVARTTPTTD
- a CDS encoding potassium channel family protein — translated: MVNEDDAGARRTPNLVSLPERVRSPWFELSRRLLMALGILVGTVLLVWIDRDGYTDNGDPGSGVSLIDAIYYTTVTLSTTGYGDIAPVEPHARLINAFVITPARIAFLVLLIGTTLEVLASQGREMFRVARWRKRMGKHVVVIGYGTKGRSAVETLVNNGTVLEDVVVVDPSPVAMQDAHADGLAVVTGDATRREVLRRAGVADAEQVIITTDRDDSNVLATLTVRQLNPDAWIVAAVREQENAPLMRQSGADSVITSSDAVGRLLGLSTVSPTLGSVMEDLLTYGDGLEVAERDLLVSEVGQQPQRLPDQVIAVVRDEKVYRYFDPVVTQLARGDRLVVVRPAKELPWAPRPGTHGEELAEED